CTGGATCGTACACTGGAGCTCATGGATGAAGTATTGAAAAGACCTGCATTCAATCAGGAAGACTTTGACAGACTGAAGAACCAGCAGCTGGAAGGAATCAAAGCCGGGCAGAAAAACCCCGGAGCGATCGCCAACCTCGTTTTTGACCGACTGCTCTATGGTGATGAACACATCTACTCTGTACCCAATAGCGGAATAGAAGAGACAGTAGCCGCCATTACCCTTGAGGATGTCAAAAACTTCTACGACAACTACTACTCTCCGTCTGTTTCTGAGCTGGCCATCATAGGTGACATAGACCGTAAAACCGTGCTGGCCAAAATGGAATTTCTGAAATCCTGGGAGGCCAAAGAAGTGAAAATACCTGAGCTTCCGAAAGCCAAGCCTTCCGGTAAAACCACCATTTATATGGTGGACAAAGTGGATGCGCCTCAGTCCGAAATCAGGATCGGCTATGTGACAGATATGTCTTATGATGCCACTGGAGACTACTTCAAGTCCTACCTGATGAACTTCCCACTGGGAGGTGCTTTCAATAGCCGAATCAACCTGAATCTGAGAGAAGACAAGGGCTGGACTTATGGCGCCCGCGGATATTTCTCCTCTGACGATGATCCGGGGCCATATACTGCCTCAGCTGGTGTGAAGGCCAATACCACCGACAGTGCAGTAGTTGAATTCATGAAGGAAATCTCCAACTACCGCATCAACGGGATGACAGACAGTGAACTTGCCTTTATGCGAAGTGCTATTGGTCAGCGTGATGCACTTGACTATGAAACCCCTGGTCAGAAAGCTCGATTCCTGAGAAGGATTAACCATTATGATCTCGACAAAACCTTTGTGGATGAGCAAAATAAAATCATCCGAAACGTTTCCAAAAAGGAGCTGAACACTCTGGCTAAGAAATACCTGAAAGATGATAATTTTTATATCCTGGTGGTGGGTGATGCTGCTACTAACAGGCCGAAACTTGCTAAACTGGGATACGACATCATTGACCTTAATGAGAAGGGCGATGTAATAGAGGATGGTAAAATAGACACTCAGAAATAGACTCCCTATCCTTATCAAAAAAGGGCTGTCGCGATTTTCGCGGCAGCCCTTTTTTGATTGAACCCTTAGCCTCACTGGCGAATGATCAGCCTGCCCGAGGTTTCTTCATGTTCAGGGTCTGTGACTCTAATCAGGTAATACCCCGGTTCCAGACCATCCAATCCTATTTGCATCTCATTGGATGATCTGACCAGCACGCCTGCCAGGTTGAAAATCTTTACTTCCTTCAGTATGAAACCAGGCCAGTGAATATTCACCTGATCAACAGCCGGATTCGGATAGATAGACAGACTGGATATTTCTGTATACGCCAAACCCACACGTACCAGGCTTGAGTATTCTTCCTGACCATCAAAATCCACTTGCTTTAATCGGTAGTACACACTCACACCAGGTGAAACATTCGAGTCTGTAAACTCATAATTAGTCACTTCCTTACAAGTACCATGACCGGACACCTCGCCTATCACCTCCCAGCTTTCACCATCTGCGGTCTTTTGTACTTCAAAAAAATCATTATCAATCTCTGTGGCTGTAGCCCATCTGATTACATTTGAAAAGCCCTCATTTTCTGCTTTCAAAAACAAATAGGTCACTGGTAACAATGTTTGTTGTGTGTAGCTAAAAGTAACCCTGTTGCCCCCGCCAGCTTCATAATAGTCCAATACCAAATGGTGAGATCCATTCATTTCCACATTGAAGGCATCAGCAGTCCGATAACCGTGATTAGAATAATCGTCAATCACCCAGGTACTTCCTCCATCCACACTCAAACGAACTCCATCATCGCCTCCAATCTGGAAATCATACAGCCCATGTTCAAAGGTCTGAAGCATTTCAAAACGTACCGTGAATGTCTCCGTTTGGTAGTCACAACCTGACGTACTGGAGGTTACATTATCGCCCCCAAAGCTCTCGTCGAATATCTCCGACTCATAGATATCTCCTTTGTAGTTGTTCCCAAAATTGTTCACTCCATCATAGACATGACCTATCCAACTACCTGATCCCACAGCTGTATCGTCTCCAGACCTGGAGGTAAGCTGAACTGTAAGGGTATTGGAATAGACAGTCACACCACCCGATTCTGCACTCCTGCGGTAGTAGTTCAGTCCTGTGTAGCCGGCAGGAATGTCATAGGTTTCGGCAGTAGCTCCAGCTACATCAGACCAGCTACCTCCATCAGGAGATACCTCCCATTGATAGTTGGGCGTGGCCCCTGAGGCGTATAGTGCCGCAATGTTGCTGGTGAAAGCATCAGGATCCCCGGTACCTGACACACAAATATCCTGATCGGATCCTATCTGTCCACCAGTTTCCGTACCGATATAGGTGATTTGGATAGACGCGCGATTGTCTCCCCCTCCTTCAAAATAATCAAATACCAAATTATAAGTACCTGATAATCTAACCTCTGTATAAACTGTCTGATAAGCATGATATCCAAAATCCTGCAAAACATACGTAGCTCCTCCATCGATGCTAAGTCGCACCCCGTCATCTCCACCAATGGTGATTCCATAGATTCCTTCGGCATAAGTCTGTGTCATTCTGAACCTTGCAGAAAAATTCTCCGCAGTGAGAGTACATGTGTTGGTGGTAATGGTACACGCAGGACCTCCACAAAAATCGGTATCAAAATTTTCAGTAGCACTGACCCTCCCTCTGTAATTGGTCGTGTAATTATTTGCGCCTTCATAGATA
This Marinoscillum sp. 108 DNA region includes the following protein-coding sequences:
- a CDS encoding T9SS type A sorting domain-containing protein, with translation MISFITIGQGAAQCFGTGNETDYGAGSWIGYIYEGANNYTTNYRGRVSATENFDTDFCGGPACTITTNTCTLTAENFSARFRMTQTYAEGIYGITIGGDDGVRLSIDGGATYVLQDFGYHAYQTVYTEVRLSGTYNLVFDYFEGGGDNRASIQITYIGTETGGQIGSDQDICVSGTGDPDAFTSNIAALYASGATPNYQWEVSPDGGSWSDVAGATAETYDIPAGYTGLNYYRRSAESGGVTVYSNTLTVQLTSRSGDDTAVGSGSWIGHVYDGVNNFGNNYKGDIYESEIFDESFGGDNVTSSTSGCDYQTETFTVRFEMLQTFEHGLYDFQIGGDDGVRLSVDGGSTWVIDDYSNHGYRTADAFNVEMNGSHHLVLDYYEAGGGNRVTFSYTQQTLLPVTYLFLKAENEGFSNVIRWATATEIDNDFFEVQKTADGESWEVIGEVSGHGTCKEVTNYEFTDSNVSPGVSVYYRLKQVDFDGQEEYSSLVRVGLAYTEISSLSIYPNPAVDQVNIHWPGFILKEVKIFNLAGVLVRSSNEMQIGLDGLEPGYYLIRVTDPEHEETSGRLIIRQ